A region of Acidisarcina sp. DNA encodes the following proteins:
- a CDS encoding amidohydrolase family protein, with the protein MTKTVVICGNLFDGLSDTLLGPTEILIEGNTIVELSGSVGRPAGAKIYDLSDRTVSPGFIDTHVHLCVDGMNLARQTLQCSTAKALAGLHHAQQYMRYGFTTLRDMGTLDPEWPTIELRNAIDGGLARGPRLIVAAHMISSTAGHGDLQGMLPCRCHMGVSRVADSPAKIRELVRMEHAFGGNWIKTMNTGGYMSAGDDPAKVTWFEDEMQALGQTAQQLGMPLAVHTGAAEGCKQALRAGARSLEHCYLIDDEGIAMAEKAGAFLVPTMQMTREDKALLKAGKLPDQAVWKFRRDVVAIEEAQRRIAQSNVNVAFGTDCGMFPFSEGILEFQAMVAAGLTAARALKAGTRKAAELLQRDDLGILAPGKQADIVAMPGDPFKDIAVTGKVDFVMKAGRVYRHGPFDLFQ; encoded by the coding sequence CAGCGACACGTTGCTCGGTCCAACGGAGATTTTGATTGAGGGCAATACGATAGTCGAGCTTTCCGGCTCGGTTGGACGCCCGGCCGGCGCAAAGATATACGATCTGAGTGACCGTACCGTATCTCCCGGCTTTATCGATACCCATGTGCATCTTTGCGTGGATGGCATGAATCTTGCGCGGCAAACCCTTCAGTGTTCAACGGCCAAGGCGCTTGCGGGGCTTCACCATGCTCAGCAGTACATGCGCTACGGGTTCACAACTCTTCGGGACATGGGCACACTGGATCCGGAGTGGCCCACAATCGAGCTGCGCAATGCAATTGATGGAGGCCTGGCTCGGGGACCGCGCCTGATCGTGGCTGCCCACATGATCAGCTCGACCGCGGGACACGGAGACTTGCAGGGGATGCTCCCGTGCCGCTGTCACATGGGAGTGTCGAGGGTTGCGGATTCTCCTGCAAAGATTCGCGAGCTGGTTCGAATGGAGCATGCATTCGGTGGCAATTGGATCAAGACCATGAATACCGGAGGGTACATGAGCGCCGGTGACGATCCTGCGAAGGTCACATGGTTCGAAGATGAAATGCAGGCTCTTGGACAAACGGCACAGCAACTCGGCATGCCACTCGCTGTACACACTGGAGCGGCAGAAGGGTGCAAGCAGGCGCTGCGCGCAGGTGCCCGCAGCCTGGAGCACTGCTATCTTATCGATGACGAAGGCATCGCCATGGCGGAGAAGGCCGGGGCGTTCCTCGTGCCTACCATGCAAATGACGCGGGAGGACAAGGCGCTGCTGAAGGCAGGCAAGCTTCCTGATCAGGCAGTCTGGAAGTTTCGCCGCGACGTCGTGGCGATCGAGGAAGCGCAAAGGCGCATCGCGCAAAGCAATGTGAACGTTGCGTTCGGAACAGATTGCGGCATGTTTCCGTTCAGTGAAGGAATTCTCGAGTTTCAGGCGATGGTAGCGGCTGGCCTCACGGCAGCACGCGCGTTGAAGGCAGGTACCAGAAAGGCCGCCGAATTATTGCAGCGTGATGATCTGGGTATACTCGCGCCGGGCAAACAAGCCGACATAGTAGCCATGCCGGGGGATCCTTTCAAAGATATTGCAGTGACCGGTAAAGTCGATTTCGTCATGAAGGCTGGCCGAGTCTATCGCCACGGCCCGTTTGATCTTTTTCAGTAG
- a CDS encoding transporter, whose amino-acid sequence MLAFPHIGRAQVSLPTVNLGDTNFEDGYAGSGFFGEEFPDYYTASEMKDANGNTLPGRNRVTAVSTTTHLVFLSKKRLWGGLYGGEVLLPLVDLDVNLANGPSERVRGLGDLTVSPLILEWPSKTLSHGIIAQRFVFDIVLPTGKYSAQRPANIGSHSVALNPYYAVTYAPNSKLEASLRFHYLWNSENNEPFEGLGFKDIQAGQAFHANYATSYAVRKDFRLGFNGYWLQQITDHRINEKDVRSSRERTIGLGPGIQLGGQGLWLRANSYIETGVRNRMSGIKVTLRVSKTF is encoded by the coding sequence ATGTTAGCGTTCCCGCATATCGGCCGAGCACAGGTTTCGCTGCCTACAGTGAATTTAGGGGACACAAACTTCGAGGACGGTTATGCAGGTTCGGGATTTTTTGGAGAAGAGTTTCCAGACTACTACACCGCAAGCGAAATGAAAGATGCAAACGGGAACACCCTCCCTGGACGAAACCGTGTAACCGCAGTCAGCACCACGACGCATCTTGTGTTCCTAAGTAAAAAACGTCTCTGGGGTGGCCTGTATGGTGGCGAGGTGCTGTTGCCGCTCGTCGATCTCGATGTCAATCTCGCGAATGGCCCAAGTGAAAGAGTTCGTGGCCTCGGCGATCTGACGGTAAGTCCGCTTATATTGGAGTGGCCATCGAAAACACTCAGCCACGGAATTATCGCGCAGCGCTTCGTATTCGACATTGTATTGCCTACCGGAAAGTACAGCGCCCAACGCCCCGCAAATATAGGCAGCCATTCCGTTGCTCTGAATCCCTACTACGCAGTGACTTATGCTCCCAATTCGAAATTGGAAGCAAGTTTAAGATTTCACTATCTGTGGAACTCGGAAAATAATGAGCCATTCGAAGGGCTCGGCTTCAAGGATATCCAGGCAGGGCAAGCGTTTCATGCCAACTACGCTACATCGTATGCAGTCCGAAAGGACTTCCGGCTTGGCTTCAATGGCTATTGGCTTCAGCAGATAACCGATCACAGGATCAATGAAAAGGATGTGCGAAGTTCCAGGGAGCGAACGATTGGTCTTGGCCCAGGCATACAGCTTGGGGGCCAGGGACTTTGGCTTCGGGCAAACAGCTACATCGAAACCGGCGTTCGGAATCGAATGAGCGGGATCAAGGTCACACTCAGAGTTTCCAAGACGTTTTAA
- a CDS encoding serine/threonine-protein kinase, which yields MGEGMNNARHVPGSKTAVQTPAPVSANGSPDSGAPTTLGSASPTIAPVIGRELSPPGTLFEPGTALTQRYEILEILGEGGMGAVYKARDLELEREVALKVIRPELTSNPEILQRFKQELILARQITDRNVIRIFDLGDAGNIKFITMEFVEGESLHKILQQRGKLEVAEAVDIIEQVASGLAAVHREGVIHRDLKPGNIMRDKNGRVVVMDFGLARSFAGDGMTRTGTMLGTIEYMSPEQAQCQELTASSDIFTVGLILYQLLSGTMPFHAESAIASLVMRTQQRAIPLVNSDKKIPVLLSNIVSKCLETDPARRYQSAEGLVADIRAYKGQRGSKVSASTARLRMNRIRELPWKWIPMTAVPVILAVTGVVYYMNSRSQAAKGLTHTPVSVLVADFQNNTGDSLFDDTLEPMFNVALEGASFINGFNRGSARKVAAALPNPAHTLDEQTSRLVAVKEGIAAIVTGSLSKHGGGYDLSVKAIDAVTGKTLSDASVTTSNKDALLLEIPKLAVPIRQALGDTTPKSVQLTAAQGTFSTDSLEAVHQYSVGMEQQFQGKWTDALQSFSKATQLDPNFARAYAGMAAASGNLGQLQDAEKYAKLAMEHVDRMTERERYRVRGLYYIWTQNWQKCTEEYGDLIREFPADNIGHSNLAACYARQLDMPKAMEAARVGLKIMPNNVMARMNSSLYSCYANDFPSCGRGGREVLQLNPTYEEAFLVIAHADMGEGQLSLAAARYQSLEKISPRGASLAASGLANLALYEGRYQEGIQILEKGIAADLAANNPAAAADKVLMLAYANLWRGDKQEAAAAARRAIALRQSAKVRFLAARVLAEVEETVGARQLASGLGSEIHAEPQAYAKLILGEVALKAHNPGQAIQLFTSAKALLDTWIGHFDLGRAYLEAGAFEEADSEFDRCIKRRGEVLELFMDDMPTYSFLPAVYYYQGRDREGLKSNGFADSYRTYLSMRGQSTNDPLVAEIHRRLHQ from the coding sequence ATGGGCGAAGGTATGAACAACGCACGCCATGTACCCGGAAGCAAGACTGCTGTGCAGACGCCAGCGCCGGTGTCGGCCAACGGCTCCCCTGACTCAGGTGCGCCTACCACGCTGGGCAGTGCATCGCCGACAATCGCGCCGGTCATAGGTCGAGAGTTGTCGCCTCCGGGCACGCTGTTTGAGCCGGGAACGGCCCTGACGCAACGCTATGAGATCCTCGAGATCCTCGGTGAAGGGGGCATGGGTGCTGTATATAAAGCGCGGGATCTGGAGTTGGAGCGAGAGGTTGCACTCAAAGTCATTCGGCCTGAGCTGACTAGTAATCCTGAGATACTGCAGCGATTCAAACAGGAACTGATCCTTGCTCGCCAGATCACGGATCGGAACGTCATCCGCATCTTCGATCTTGGAGATGCAGGGAATATCAAATTCATCACGATGGAGTTTGTTGAGGGTGAGAGCCTTCACAAAATCCTGCAACAACGAGGCAAGCTTGAAGTCGCGGAAGCCGTCGACATCATAGAACAGGTAGCCAGCGGGCTGGCTGCAGTTCACCGGGAAGGAGTCATTCACCGTGACTTGAAACCGGGCAACATCATGCGCGACAAGAATGGCCGGGTCGTAGTCATGGACTTCGGGCTGGCGCGGTCGTTCGCCGGCGATGGAATGACACGAACCGGCACCATGCTGGGCACGATCGAATACATGTCTCCAGAGCAGGCGCAGTGCCAGGAACTGACCGCGAGTTCCGATATCTTTACGGTCGGTCTTATCTTGTATCAATTGCTGTCGGGGACCATGCCTTTCCACGCGGAGAGCGCGATTGCCAGTCTGGTAATGCGGACGCAGCAGCGGGCTATCCCCCTGGTGAATTCAGACAAGAAGATTCCGGTCCTTCTGAGCAACATTGTTTCCAAATGTCTGGAGACGGATCCGGCGCGGCGCTATCAAAGTGCGGAGGGACTGGTCGCGGATATTCGCGCATATAAAGGCCAGAGAGGCTCGAAAGTCTCTGCTTCCACGGCTCGCCTGAGAATGAATCGCATCCGGGAACTGCCCTGGAAGTGGATTCCGATGACTGCCGTTCCGGTGATTCTCGCGGTGACCGGAGTTGTTTATTACATGAACAGCAGGTCACAAGCCGCGAAAGGGTTAACTCATACCCCGGTCTCGGTTCTGGTGGCTGACTTTCAGAACAACACAGGGGATAGCCTGTTCGACGATACTCTGGAGCCCATGTTCAATGTGGCTCTGGAAGGAGCCAGCTTTATCAACGGCTTCAACCGGGGCTCAGCACGGAAGGTGGCTGCGGCACTTCCAAATCCCGCTCATACGCTGGATGAGCAGACCAGCAGACTGGTAGCCGTCAAAGAGGGTATTGCTGCGATTGTTACCGGCTCTTTGAGCAAGCATGGTGGCGGCTATGACCTGTCAGTAAAAGCGATCGATGCTGTGACAGGGAAGACCCTTTCCGATGCAAGTGTCACTACCTCAAACAAAGACGCACTGCTGTTGGAAATACCCAAACTCGCAGTACCGATTCGTCAGGCGCTGGGCGACACGACGCCAAAATCGGTACAACTGACTGCCGCGCAGGGAACTTTCTCCACCGACAGCCTGGAGGCAGTGCACCAATACAGCGTTGGAATGGAACAGCAATTCCAGGGGAAGTGGACAGATGCACTGCAGTCATTCTCGAAAGCGACACAGCTGGATCCTAACTTTGCCCGCGCCTATGCCGGGATGGCTGCCGCTTCTGGAAATCTTGGTCAACTGCAGGACGCCGAGAAGTACGCAAAGTTGGCGATGGAGCATGTGGACCGGATGACCGAGCGCGAGCGCTATCGTGTTCGGGGCCTCTACTACATCTGGACTCAGAACTGGCAGAAATGCACAGAGGAATATGGCGATCTGATACGAGAGTTTCCTGCCGACAACATTGGGCATAGCAATCTCGCGGCTTGCTATGCGCGCCAGCTTGATATGCCGAAGGCAATGGAGGCGGCGCGAGTAGGGCTGAAGATTATGCCCAATAACGTCATGGCGCGCATGAACTCCTCGCTGTACTCGTGTTATGCCAACGATTTCCCGAGTTGTGGCCGCGGCGGCCGCGAGGTGCTTCAACTGAATCCCACGTACGAAGAGGCATTTCTCGTGATTGCGCACGCCGACATGGGAGAGGGACAGCTATCGCTGGCTGCAGCAAGGTATCAGAGTCTCGAAAAGATCAGCCCCCGGGGCGCTTCGCTTGCCGCCTCGGGCCTGGCAAATCTAGCGCTGTATGAGGGGCGATATCAGGAGGGGATCCAGATTCTCGAGAAGGGGATTGCCGCTGATTTGGCAGCGAACAATCCTGCCGCTGCGGCGGATAAGGTCTTAATGCTTGCCTATGCGAATCTATGGCGGGGTGACAAGCAGGAGGCAGCGGCTGCCGCACGGCGCGCAATCGCGCTCCGTCAGTCTGCAAAGGTTCGTTTTCTGGCGGCTCGTGTTCTGGCCGAAGTTGAGGAAACCGTTGGGGCGCGCCAACTCGCCAGCGGCCTTGGTTCCGAGATCCATGCCGAACCACAAGCCTACGCCAAACTGATATTGGGAGAAGTTGCGTTGAAGGCCCACAACCCAGGTCAGGCGATCCAGTTGTTTACCAGCGCCAAGGCCCTATTGGATACGTGGATTGGCCACTTTGATCTAGGCCGCGCCTATCTGGAGGCTGGAGCCTTTGAAGAGGCGGATTCAGAGTTCGATCGTTGCATCAAGCGGCGAGGAGAAGTGCTGGAACTCTTCATGGACGACATGCCCACCTACAGTTTTCTACCGGCAGTTTATTACTATCAAGGCCGGGATCGCGAAGGGCTGAAGAGCAATGGCTTCGCTGATTCCTATCGCACCTATCTCAGCATGCGCGGTCAAAGCACGAACGATCCGCTGGTGGCTGAGATTCATCGACGGCTGCACCAATGA